From Triticum aestivum cultivar Chinese Spring chromosome 4A, IWGSC CS RefSeq v2.1, whole genome shotgun sequence, a single genomic window includes:
- the LOC123082686 gene encoding tropinone reductase homolog At2g29370-like — NLTGSKGIGYAIVEELAGFGARVHACSRNAAELEECRRRWEEKGLHVTASACDVSVRADRERLMDTVRQTFDGKLDILVNNAGQLLVKPTAECTAEEYSKVMATNLESSFHLSQLARPLLVRAGGGSIINMSSIGGSIGFVGSTVYAITKGAMNQLTRSLATEWAPDKIRVNGVAPGFITTDMIKDMDTEYLEQELAKTPLRRSGKPAEIASAVAYLCMPAASFITGQVICVDGGRTISA, encoded by the exons AATTTGACCGGCAGCAAAGGGATAGGGTACGCCATCGTGGAGGAGCTCGCCGGGTTCGGTGCGAGGGTGCATGCCTGCTCCCGGAACGCGGCGGAGCTGGAGGAGTGCCGACGGCGGTGGGAGGAGAAGGGCCTGCATGTCACCGCCTCCGCCTGCGACGTCTCTGTGCGCGCCGACAGGGAGAGGCTCATGGACACCGTCCGGCAGACCTTCGACGGCAAGCTCGACATACTA GTGAACAACGCGGGGCAGCTGCTGGTGAAGCCCACCGCGGAGTGCACCGCGGAGGAGTACTCCAAGGTGATGGCTACCAACCTGGAGTCGAGCTTCCATCTCAGCCAGCTCGCGCGCCCTCTTCTCGTGCGCGCCGGAGGAGGCAGCATCATTAACATGTCCTCCATTGGAGGCTCCATCGGCTTCGTTGGCTCCACCGTCTATGCTATCACAAAAG GTGCAATGAACCAACTGACGAGGAGTTTGGCCACCGAGTGGGCCCCTGACAAGATCCGTGTGAACGGTGTCGCCCCAGGATTTATCACAACCGATATGATTAAAGAC ATGGATACGGAGTACCTGGAACAGGAGCTCGCCAAAACCCCGTTGCGGCGGAGTGGCAAGCCAGCTGAGATCGCCTCCGCGGTGGCATATCTGTGCATGCCGGCGGCTTCCTTCATCACCGGGCAGGTCATCTGCGTCGACGGTGGTCGGACCATTAGTGCTTAA